Proteins from a genomic interval of Patescibacteria group bacterium:
- a CDS encoding PEP-utilizing enzyme, producing MTLEKIKKVDWRYVADRRLALLFMSLVDISYCNFKKAASIDWGVIHILRFSDGKFYHSGREIDDLGKIFLRGGEKLLKKFAKKLIFHVSNLDKLSKEIGKTDCSGLTRKELVALLDNFSDLSFYAHNFLTPMIVADKVLSKIILDSLPDGDDNKKEEWLGILTQPVKENEYVKEQKSFYRLAIKYKRKSRNFNRSLNAHLRKYGYLGAKEYWWDSAWTKEDILDRLDIFSSQNKNPLDKINNLIKVKQEREVAFNSLLKELEIKKNSKFFKLIEVARDYAYLRTWRTEVLYGAGYRARNLFYEIARGAGAENGIIPYLTISEARKMAREKKLPITMNEFRKRKKFYVSVKRGRKFVVFSGRTWFKKLKRVIKIDNQGESDKVLRGNIAYPGIARGMARIVEHGPKSKISIKRVKKGDIMVATMTFPNFIPAMEKAAAFVTDEGGILCHAAIVAREMKKPCIIGTKIATQVLKDGDEVEVDANKGVVKILSRH from the coding sequence ATGACTTTGGAAAAAATTAAAAAAGTGGATTGGCGGTATGTAGCTGACCGAAGATTGGCTCTGCTTTTCATGAGTTTGGTTGATATCTCTTATTGTAACTTTAAAAAAGCGGCCAGCATAGATTGGGGGGTTATACACATCCTGCGTTTTAGTGACGGAAAATTCTATCATAGCGGCAGAGAAATAGACGACTTAGGTAAAATATTCTTAAGGGGAGGAGAAAAGTTACTGAAAAAATTTGCCAAAAAACTTATTTTTCATGTTTCTAATTTAGATAAATTATCAAAAGAGATAGGGAAGACAGATTGCTCCGGTTTAACCCGGAAAGAATTGGTTGCGTTGTTGGATAATTTTTCGGATTTATCTTTTTATGCCCACAACTTTCTAACGCCGATGATAGTTGCCGATAAGGTTTTATCTAAAATAATCTTAGACAGCCTGCCGGATGGAGATGATAATAAAAAGGAAGAATGGTTGGGGATATTAACTCAACCGGTCAAAGAAAATGAGTATGTCAAAGAACAAAAATCTTTTTATAGATTGGCAATTAAATATAAAAGAAAGAGTAGAAACTTTAATAGGAGCTTAAATGCCCATTTAAGAAAGTACGGTTATTTGGGGGCGAAAGAGTATTGGTGGGATTCCGCCTGGACGAAAGAAGATATTTTAGACCGTTTAGATATTTTTTCATCGCAGAATAAAAATCCGCTGGATAAAATAAATAACCTAATAAAGGTAAAGCAGGAGAGAGAAGTGGCTTTTAATAGCTTATTAAAGGAGCTTGAAATTAAAAAGAATTCAAAATTTTTTAAACTGATAGAAGTAGCAAGAGATTACGCTTATCTAAGAACGTGGCGTACCGAGGTTTTATATGGCGCCGGATATAGGGCAAGAAATCTTTTTTACGAGATAGCAAGGGGGGCTGGAGCAGAAAATGGAATCATCCCTTATTTAACGATTTCCGAGGCAAGAAAGATGGCTAGAGAAAAAAAATTGCCGATTACGATGAATGAATTTAGAAAAAGAAAGAAATTTTATGTGAGTGTTAAGAGGGGAAGAAAATTTGTCGTTTTTTCGGGGCGAACTTGGTTTAAAAAATTAAAAAGGGTAATCAAGATTGATAATCAGGGGGAAAGCGATAAAGTTTTGCGGGGAAACATCGCCTATCCGGGCATAGCCAGAGGCATGGCGAGAATCGTTGAGCATGGCCCAAAAAGTAAGATCAGTATTAAGAGGGTAAAGAAAGGCGATATAATGGTGGCGACTATGACTTTTCCCAATTTTATTCCGGCCATGGAAAAAGCGGCCGCTTTTGTTACGGACGAGGGCGGAATTTTATGCCATGCGGCGATTGTGGCCAGGGAAATGAAAAAGCCCTGCATTATTGGGACAAAAATCGCGACGCAGGTTTTAAAAGACGGAGATGAGGTTGAAGTAGACGCTAATAAGGGAGTAGTAAAAATTCTATCCCGCCACTAG
- a CDS encoding PEP-utilizing enzyme, which produces MPKEKLEKIAREYVVSLFPVATMLDAFAGPMKKRVGESCPLVIVLENNAVTYYIWPSKWHKAHKSLVAKIKNNYNFLKNTYKEIEKSGKRQVVATRHLVKKASAYNNQELNRYYQNFIVSNTELYSFGLVLSLLDFHDTTFISDELRAILKRNKADRYFNVLTSSRRDTFNKKQEIAILKVLLPITQNKKFIDRFKKEESSDLAGDLKKNAKKIWRMLKTHTRRYAWVYYVYEGPAADEIYFIDILKDYVKRGIDPTKELAKYRREKEDLRQKQTEIVKGLKSNNYEKQIIDIARDFVFFKAYRRELQTWSYYHMESLLKEIAKRLRLSIKQARMMLPEEVASALKTGKVNHNLLNDRLKLVVYGYKPEKFFLAGKSAKDFVKREIKAEEEIKMVNKLSGEVASPGKAKGEVAIINAPEDMKKMMAGNILVSFSTNPNLMPAIRQAAAIVTDEGGLTCHAAIVSRELGIPCVVGTKIATQVLEDGDRVRVDANAGIVRKL; this is translated from the coding sequence ATGCCCAAAGAAAAATTAGAAAAAATTGCCCGAGAATATGTGGTTTCTTTGTTTCCGGTGGCCACCATGCTGGACGCTTTTGCCGGCCCGATGAAAAAAAGAGTTGGCGAGAGCTGCCCCCTAGTTATTGTTTTGGAAAATAACGCGGTTACTTATTATATCTGGCCGTCAAAATGGCATAAAGCCCATAAGTCTTTGGTGGCGAAAATAAAAAATAATTATAATTTTTTAAAAAATACTTATAAAGAAATAGAAAAATCAGGGAAGCGCCAGGTGGTGGCAACCCGCCATCTTGTAAAGAAAGCTTCTGCTTATAATAACCAAGAACTTAATCGTTATTATCAGAATTTTATTGTAAGCAATACCGAACTTTATTCTTTCGGCCTGGTTCTTTCTTTACTGGATTTTCACGACACGACATTTATTTCGGACGAACTGCGCGCAATTTTAAAGAGAAACAAAGCGGATAGATATTTTAATGTTTTAACAAGTTCTCGGCGTGACACTTTTAATAAAAAGCAGGAAATCGCGATTTTAAAAGTGTTATTGCCAATAACACAAAATAAAAAGTTTATTGACCGTTTTAAAAAGGAAGAAAGCTCTGATTTAGCAGGGGATCTTAAAAAGAATGCGAAAAAAATTTGGCGAATGCTTAAAACTCATACTCGCAGATATGCTTGGGTTTATTATGTTTACGAGGGACCGGCGGCTGATGAGATTTATTTTATTGATATCTTAAAAGATTATGTGAAGCGAGGGATTGATCCGACCAAGGAACTAGCTAAATACAGAAGAGAAAAAGAAGATTTGCGGCAGAAGCAGACGGAAATTGTTAAGGGTTTAAAATCAAATAATTATGAAAAGCAGATTATTGACATAGCGCGGGATTTTGTTTTTTTTAAAGCTTATCGCCGCGAATTGCAGACTTGGTCGTATTATCATATGGAATCCCTGCTAAAAGAAATTGCCAAGCGTTTGCGTTTATCCATAAAGCAGGCGCGGATGATGTTGCCGGAAGAAGTGGCCAGCGCCTTGAAAACCGGGAAAGTAAATCATAATTTATTAAATGATCGCTTGAAATTGGTGGTTTACGGATATAAGCCGGAAAAATTTTTTCTGGCGGGAAAATCAGCCAAAGATTTTGTAAAAAGAGAAATAAAAGCGGAGGAAGAAATAAAAATGGTTAATAAATTAAGCGGAGAAGTGGCTTCGCCGGGAAAAGCCAAAGGCGAAGTGGCGATTATTAACGCGCCGGAGGATATGAAAAAAATGATGGCCGGCAATATTTTAGTTTCCTTTTCCACTAATCCCAATCTTATGCCCGCTATTCGGCAGGCCGCGGCGATTGTGACAGACGAAGGCGGGCTGACCTGCCACGCCGCCATTGTTTCACGCGAATTAGGAATCCCTTGCGTGGTTGGAACAAAAATCGCCACGCAGGTTTTGGAGGATGGGGATAGGGTAAGGGTAGATGCGAATGCCGGGATAGTCAGAAAGTTATAA